CTTATTTTTTAGTAAATAACTGCAATTGCATTGCATGTCTGGACTTCTAAGAACTTTTCCCAGAAAATTAGCGAGCTCAATTTAGCTCAGTGGACCTCTATCCCAATAAACTAATATAGGTTTGCTTCAATTCAGGCTACAACCCAAGCATAATTAATTGGGTATCATTCCCTTTGAATCTACAGGATTTACTTTTTCAGCAAGCACTGACAGGTTGGTCTACATAACTCTTGAAAACTAAActgcattatttgaaaataatgcagtaaTTCTGGATTATCACTGATAGACAATCTACAATTAATATAAGTAGGTAATAACAAGCACAAGGAGGGGTGTCCCAGAGTTGCTAAGACTTCCACTAACACAAGAGAGTAGTCATTGTGTTGGATAATGCAACTTAAGCAGACTTAGGTTTCACTGATTTCATGGGAAAGTTGAGCATACTTATGAAATTAGGGACACAAATTGATCTTATACATCTTGACTGAAAGCAAATCCCACTGCATTAGGAGCAACAAACTTCCAAGAAAATATTACATGACATTTTGATTTAGTTAAATATTGGCTAGAGACATATTTGTTAAGTATATCCATAGCTGGCTTGACAACAGTGCTCAAAGAATACTCATCAAATTGGAGTTAAGTATCAAGTAGTATGCCACAGGGGTTTAGTCCTAGGCCTGGTACTcctcattattttaattaatttggaCAAATAGGTGGAAGGAGTGCTTAACAGATTTGCAGATTATACAGAATTGAGTAGGATAGCTAATATATTAAtagacagaaacaaaattcaaaacaatcttgataGATTAGAGAATTGACTGAAAAAGTGtgaaatttaatagagacaaATGGAAAGATCTTCACATAGAAAAAGTAATCAAATGCAAGGTACTGAACGGGGGAATCAGTAGCTGAATATGAATCAGTTGACATAGCCGCTGAAAAGGCAAATATAGCTTAGTATATTTTCCAATCCCAGAAAGATAAGAGTTATATTATATTCTGAGTATCACACTCAGTTTTTGGGCACTGCACCTTAAGACAGACtctgagaaattggaacaggtgCGCTGGTATAGAACCTTACCAAGGATGATCCAAAGACTGAATATTTAGTCAGGATTGCAACCAGAGTCTTACAGCATCTTCTATTGTCACTCAGCCATCACTGAAGTGATAGAAAACTTGTCCTCATTGCTGTATTAGATGCCATAAGTCACTAGTGCACATCCTGATTGTCTTAAGAAGAGCCTGAAAGAATAGGGTATGTTTAAGCCTTGAGAAATAACTGAGGATGGATATGATCATACATTTCAAGTGCCCAAGGAAATGTTATACAGACAAATGACTTGTTCTCTGCATCCCATGGGGCACAGATTAAGATGTCCAATTCAGGAAGTTATTCCAACTGacaaagcagtttgacagtggaaccagttaCCAAGGGCTAGTGActcccctttgctggatgtgCTCAACCAGAGGCTGGAGagccatctgtctggaatgctttcatttggattcttgcattaAGCAGAGGGCTCCTTCCAGTTCTGAGGCTCCATGAAATCTTTGATAGTTTTTGCATCCTGAACAGCCTTGGCATTGATTTCATGCCCAGTGCAAAGCTGTATCTTCAAATGGCCTGCTTGGTTGGACTCAGTTTCACCCTCTTTAATCCAATTGCCCCATCTCAGCCACTTCTTCAAATCACACCCCAGGGTCAAAATCAGACTTTTGTCCCGGTGATCTCGCACCTGATTTGAAAGGAAAGCATGTAAAACCGTCCTTTCCAAAGTCTTCACGTTCATGTCTCTCTTCCCTGGCTGTCGCTCTATCCAAACCGAGTAATAAAAGGAGAAGGAGCGAGGCTCCTTGAGTCCTCCCGGCTCGGCCCCCAGTTTCGATTGCTGCCGGCCGGGCTCCCTCCGTCCCTATCCCTCCTCAGCTCAGAAGGGGAGACTCATTTGGAAAACTGCGTCTGCACAGCGGCCACCCCGAGGCCGGAAGGAAACAAGTGGGGGTACTTGCAAGCGGCGCACGAGCACAGGGGAGCACCTCCGGGTACGTGCACCTGGCCGCACCGCTGCTCCTCCAGGGCCGCCGAGAGGTATTTGCTGGCCGGTCGCAGCCtgtcagggtggtggtggtgcaggTGGTGGTGGCTCACGTTCCCCGGCGTTAGCAGCACCGGGCCCGGGGCGACGGCGGCGGCGAAGAGAGGCAGTCCAGCCAGAAGCAGCCTGGGACCTGCGGAGCCGCTTATCTCCCCTATGATTCTCCGGAGCTCCTGCAACGAGCTTCCCAACAAAAGGATATAATTCCGGGCCAAGAGCAGCGTGGCGATTTTGGAAAGCTTCCGCCCCGGCGAGCTCTGGCAGTGAGCCGTCGAGTAGGGCAGAATCACCTCTCGTAGTGCGTCCATGGCCAAGTTGAGGTCCTGCATCCGCTTCCGCTCGCGGCTGTTGATCTTTCTCCGCAGCAGCTGCTGCTCGCTCTTGCCACCGCCCGCTCGGGTGGTCCCATTCCCGGACTGTGGCTGGAGCTGCCCCGGCGCAAACTCCGGCCTGCTCTCCTCAGCTTGTTTGGGAAGCAAGGCGGAGGGGGCCTGCGTGTAGCCCACCAGCTCATACGAGAAGTGTTGCCTCAACATGATGGCCTTGTTGTGGGATTTTCAGATCAGGCAAAAGACTTTCATTGCATTAAAAAGCTCGTGAGAAGAAAAGTCGGCAGGAATTGGGGGGCTGATCGGTTTTGCAGTCAGCTCGATAAGGATAAATATTTGAAAAGGAGGATAAGGATCAATCAATCACTATTTCAATATCCCTACTGTAATTTGCGCAGAGATGTgaggaaatggattatttagCTCCGATCCTCTAAATCCAACCCAGTATTAGAGCAAAGGAATGACAGGCTGCAGCCAATGGGAGTTCAAATCTGGGTCAAAAGAGGCGCTCATTGGCTGCCACAAGATGCTCGGGGAAAACGTTGCAATTGACAAGACCTTTATTGTGAAGTCTGGCGCTGCAGTTTTTCAGCTTTGAGCCTGCTCGTAGCTTAGCCCAAACTTCCAGACAAACCCGCCCTCACCTGTGCTTTCTAATTATCGCTGATATTATTAATTCCCTCTTCTTTTGCGGGTCCAGAATTTGTAAACAGTCTTTTCAGATgagagttttaaaataaaacaggatcGAGATCATGTGCAGCCCCAAGGATAGGTTCACACATACACTTACATACTTCTCTGGATTAATTTCAAGAACACTCTGCTAGCTTTAACTTTCATCTGTCCTATGTTTTGTTTTGGATTCAGACTCTCTTCTTGTAGAGAAGGCAGAGTTGTGAGTAAAAAAGGTCTTGAAATTTTATGTCCTACTTGTGTACAGTGCACTATTGGTCGAAAGAGATAAATCTGCCAATATCTTATCACTTAAGATAATCAGAAAGCAAGATATATGTCTGCCCAAGCCTACTGGTTTTCAGCAGTGGAAAGTACagtagcaagcaagcaagccacaaGTTagttatatttctatatttctccTTCTTTTGTCCTTCATAACTGGAATTGAGAAATATCTACATCTTAGTTCTGTAATTGAGACCTCAGTATATGTTATTTTTCATGTGGAATTATTATCTCCAGTATACTTCTGAAAAATCTAAATGAAGTCTTGCTCAAAGGGACGGCAGGTTCAGATAAAACAAGAATGCCTTGAAAGGAGCCTTTGTGGTATAGTGCCTTGGTgccaattcaaaagaaaaaagagttatataaattaaaaagtggCCAATTGctatctctcagcctaacttaTCTTGTGCATTAGGAAGGGGCTCTGTACCCTGCTTTGAACTTTGTGAAGGAATGGCATGGTCCGACTGTATTAAGTAAATGAAAGATtcatttagggcagtgtttctccaccttggcaactttaagatgtgtggacttcaactccattctgggagttctgggagttgaagtccacacatcttaaagttgccaaggtggagaaacactggtttaggagaATCTTCTCTAAGATTCCCTTCACATGCAGATGAAAAGTGTTCAAAATGATTGACTGCACCTCTGGTCTCACTCCATGTATATGTCCTTGCCCCTTCAGTCCCAGTCCTTTACAGTTGAAACACAATTGGAACCAGGAATGATCAGAAGAACTCTCTGGGATCAGGCACTAGGCCATCTGGTCCAGCATTCTTTGTCATTCAGTAGCCAACTGGATGCATCTGAGAAGGTCTCAGATGTGGACCAGTAAGCGATAGCCTCCTAACAGCCATCAGAGTAGTAGTTACTGATAGCCTGACCCCCCATGAATCTGTTCAGTCCCCACCCAAATCAGCTGCTATTTGCACAACTGCTACCAGTGAATCCTGTGGTTTAACTATATGCTGTGTGGAAACTATTCCCTTCTGTCCACCATTAATCTCTCTGCTTTTCAATTTCAGTGATGACCTTGAGTTCTAACacagggagagggaggaagattTCTCTGTCTCTACCTCATatatgccatgcatgattttatatgcttttattatGTCTCCCCTTATACTCCTTCATTCCAAATTAAATTCCATCTTGCTTTAACCTTAATCTATATGGGAGCTGCTGCAGCTCCCTAATAATTTTTGTTGCTATTTTTGCATCTTTTCTACCAATATAATATGCATAATACCCCGTGTGATGTATGCATAGATTTGTAAGGACATTATTTTATTGGCAGttcagttttcagttttcttcCTAATGATTTCaagcatggaatttgcctttttcaaaacAGCTGCACACTTGGTTGACATTTTCATTGGGCTATTCACATGACTCCAAACTCCCTGGTAAGTTCCTACATCAAAGAGCCATTAATGAATTAATCCCACTAATTAATCCAGATGTTTTGTGCCAGTGTTATCACTTGACACTGAATTGCATTTGCCATCTGAAGCCCATTCTTCCCATTGGGGCAGTTTCTTACAGTCCCTTTTGACGTCACCATCCTGAAGAGTTTGATATTAACTGCCAATATGGCCTCTTCACTATCAGCCCTCCAGATCACTAGTATCTCCTTTTGCTCCTATTCTGTCTTGTTTTATTAACAAGTCATGTGAGAATACATGACAAACCAGtagttcattttcttcttctagtCTGAGATCTAGGTGGAGAAATCATTGGGTTTTTCTTCTCCCAATTTTGTAGCTAATTTTAATCAGGGAGCTATGCATTCAGTAGTAGTAGATCACTGCAAAGAAGCCTCTGTTGCTGTTTTAATCAAATTCCACAGCTGAATTGACCAACTATTAGGTATATATGAAAGCACAATAATCCAGCTGCAATACATActatagaagaaaagaaaagaaatacaaaagttCATTCAATCACTTTAAACAAAAAGATTGAAACAGACATACTAAAaataatcaacattttaaaattgtatccTTATCAAAAATGTGGATAGCCTCTTATAACAATTAAGCAAAGGAACAATATAGTGAAACATGGAATACTTTCTAGTTTCTAGATGAAAATTAAATGCTTTCATCTCTATATCTCCTGACCAAACCTATTTTTTTCCAATGGAAAGAAAATTAGTCTTTGTTTGTTGACACAGAAAAAatgcctttgtgtgtgtgtgtgtgtgtgtgtgtgtgtttggaaagagattgagagagaagtctttttctttttcctttataaatGAGTTTAAAATAGGCCATCAAACATTGATTTTAAATTTGGAATAGGTTTAAAACTATCCTTAAAACAGCTAAGCTGTCTTAAAACAATGTGATTCAGTGTGCTGTGAAATTGCATCCACAGGTCTATAAAACTGATTCCAAAGAGCTGAATTTctttgcaagtaaaaaaaaaaaggcaaaacccCAACCCAAACTCTTTAAGCCATTCTGGAATTAGTTGTTTAAGCCAATTCCTGTGCAAGCTTTCTCTGATGCAATAAAAGAGACAGTTTGCTTAGACGGCTCTAGCTGATTTACAGCACGATGGCCAGTGGCATAGTCAGGGCTgttctgctgggggtgggggtgtccttttgtatcttgtttttggttttgttgcAACAACACCCTGGCAAAGTCTCAGGAGTCATCAAAAGATGCGCGTGATTCTGGTTGCTCCTGGGATGTTCCAAGCGGTTCAAACAAGCCCGTTCACAGGGACGCCTGGCCAAGTGTGTTCCAAGGAATGTAGGGGAAAAACAAAGATCGCTCTGAAGTAATTTCCCTGCACTGAATCCAGCCATCCGGTTTTCCTCCTTCTTCATTGAACAGTCAGAATGCAACAGGAAGAGCAATGCTGAAAGAGAACAAACTGGCCAAATGTACTGGCAAAGGGAGCTGCAAGAGACGGCAGGGGCAGCTTGATGCAAAATGACCATTCTTTACTCTTGGAAGGGAATGAATGATAAATGTCCACCTCCCCGAGGTAATAAATGTGTCTTGCTGCAGGGCCAGGGCCAAGTTCCTGGGACACCTGCAAAGACAGGGGAGGCTTTATAGGTCCAAGTAGCAACCTCTTTATTGGAAACAGACGGGATGTAGCGGATAGAGAGGACACTGTTTGTCATttgccttgttcctttactgctgcTGGCTCAACTGCCTTATCTATTTATGCAGCAGCCATGTCTGCTACCTTCTGCATAAAACACCATTCAGGGAGCCGGGGAGAGAGGGAAAGCACAATTGGCTGCAGAGAAGAAATACAAGATCTGCATTTATCCCTGGCTGTCCCAGGATCAGTCTGTTGATGACAGAAATAAGGGACCTACAGTGTTCCAGATGTTCCTGGACTATGACTCCCAGCTGCCCTGCCAATAAAGCTAATGAAAAAGGAGGCTCAGATTGCAGGAAAATCTGCTTGGGAAGTGGGGGGAAGTTTTCTACCACTAGTTTAAGGGTTACTTTACCCCATTATTAGAGAACTTGAGCTGAGGCCTAGCTGAAAATCCTCACCTTGGATGCAGACATACTGTCGTTCCTGATCCCATAACAGCGTTAGAGTCTGCAGTGGCACAAAACAGCCTGTCAGACCATATAGGATGACTTGAACATGTGGCTAACTGTAACaagtaaggaaggtgaccttggCAGAGATACGCAGGAACTGTTACCCTGGCAAAAGGGCATAAGCATTTCTTAAATCCAGAatgataacattcagaagcggctcaggcagacaccccCCTGGTTCACTGGagcatgaggaggaggaggtagagcacaatcagacttgcaagattctgtcattacagccaatctcaataaaagtcgTTTaaaccttcctgtggagtttattccctggtctggtctacctagtggggctgacaccaaTCTTGCTGTCTTTTGCAGCTAGTCTTATCAGGCGCTTCTCTTTAGGGCTCCACCCAAATGCTCAATATCAAACTACAACTGGGGTCACCAAGATAGAGCACTCCATGTAGGGGTGTCCACTGGGTACAGCCAAAAGAACCAAAATGGCGGCCAGCCAtggcagtgtgatcaaagctccgtCTGCTCATGcagtgcacataaaaaacaggtggagctttaatcacaccatcatggctgccctcctgacttttttgaccacaccctacaGATATCTCTGACTCTACGCATAAAAGTAAGGAAGAAGGCAACACAACTCCCAGCTATACTGAACTCTGGGGAGCTGTTGCTGGGGGACATAACATCGATGAATTTGGGGACATCAGGGATTTAACAGCCAACAGGGGTTGGGGACAGTGTGTTGGAGAATAATTTGGggtttttgtaaatattttggtatgttaataaacattttgtttttgttagcaATATCTTTTTAGCTGTAAATACACTTTACAAATCAAGATACATCTTTGTATTTGCCACTCCTTGGGGATCAGGGGAGTCGGtgggggggtccaaaaagtcaagaaagGGGTTGTGATTGccagtcaaagccctgcccctttctgAGGTGTGTGATGTGTGTCATCACTGCACCTACAACATGGGTGgggtttcaatcacatggtcatgtgattgaatCTTGGCTGTTCTGACCCCATTGCCACAGACACCCCTGTTGGGGGTACTGCCTAGTcaagctttccagaaggcttcAGTGCTCAGATCTCACTTCAGCTATGTTTGGTTTGGAACAAAGGCAATGAGGGCTTATTTGTTGGTGTAAGGGAAGCTGGGTTCATGTGTTTGTTATCCTCTGTATTTAAATCTGAGGACTGAGGGCTGCTATGAACAGTCCAAGAGGGGGTCAGTTTTGTTAGCCATGCAAGGCAGGCGATAGGCAGTGACAGAGACTCATGAGGGCTAAATTTAACTACTACaaatctctctcatctctctctccatTGTCTGAACTGAACTGTTTTGCTCTAGCTCTCTTTTGCAGTCCATGTTATTGAACTGTAAGGAAAAGATGGGATTTAACACTGGGATGCAACAAGGATTGTCAGCTGGCAACAGCTGCCTTTGCTGAAGTTACTGAAAAGGCATGTCGGCTTCTTCCAAACTGCATAGATAGTTTTTCAAGAATTCATGGCTGTCCATAGTCCACAGAGTTTTCTTTCACCTACATGCTTTGGTGAGTGCACATAGTCTCCTCACCCtcttgtggtggtggtgtttctGTTATTTCTACTACATACATCAGTGAAGAAGAAAGCGTTTATTTTTTATGCAGATGAGAGAAATCCTGCTTTAAAATCTTGGAACTCTTTCAGCTCCAGTTCCCATATGGACAAAAGTGATCTGTAGACTGATCGTATACAGAATCTTATGTACTATACTGTGCAAGGAAGATAATATGTATCTGTGGTATTACAAAGATATTGGACATTTTCAGATAGCTGGCTTTTCTGTCACCCAACCCTTTTGATTCCAATACAAAATCAGCCTGAGATCAAATTAGGCTGTTCTGAATTTTGTGGATCTATTTCCTGTCTTTCTTTCCTTGTAAATCTCAGGAGAAGCAAGTAAAGTAGAAAAAAACTGAGCAGAGTTAATTTGTAATAGTTAAGACTGGATTTTTCTTCCTGAATGTAGTCACAGGCATAGCCCTTAACTTGCCTCTCCTTAAAAGTATAAGGACAGCACCATTTGCCCAGCTTTTTACTGAGCCGGATAGAGATTGGCTGTTGGAATGGCAAGTTATGCCAGCATATTTTGCACCACTGCACAGATGGGAGGAGAGCATACTAAAATAACTGTCTGGTTAAACCTATGGCCAAgttcttttcttgatcttttccttTGGCTTTGCTAACTTAACTCACTTGTTTCAAAGTGGGTGGGGCAGGGATGGGGGAAAGCAGTGAAATTGGCAAATACAAGGAAACAGGTAAATAAGTATGTCCTTTTTCTTTCACAAATGACATCATGGAGGTCTCTCTTCTCTAATCTGTTGGAAGCCTGGAGGGGCATTGGTGCCAAAAGCAGGCAGGTGGGGTAGACACCAAGTGCTAAGTGAGATAGCAAACACAGGGAGAGAAATGGGTCTGGTGAAAACTGGCTAGTGACCAGAGGGGAGAGGGGAAGCCATGCTTCTCAGCACATCCAAACACACCTCTGATCATCCCCAATACTAAATCACCTGACTTTGTGTCCAAAGGAGAGACAAGTAGATTGAAGCTGCCCTTGGattgaataaaaaggaaaatatttgtagGCCAGTACAGCTAATGAAGACATAGGCATCTCTCACTCACTGGCTGGGGAGGAAATGAAAGTAACATctgcaaaaaaggcagaaaatagtCAGTGAATGATTGTGCCATCCTGGGGTGCAAGAGGGGACAGTGTCTTTGTGGTGCAAGTCCAGTCATTGTTATATGTAACCCTGGCTTATGGCTTGGTATGTGTGAACAGTCATTATGACTTGATCAACCAATTATGGTTTGCTGGCCTGGTGTAGTGTGTGAACTTGAAGGGAATAGTCTGGACTGATAAATCCAGCTTCCAGCTAGGAAATATCTTCTAAGAaagctctttttctcttcctttgagtCTCAGCCCTTTTATGATGGGTATATATTTACCACAAAAAGCTCTCTTATACTCATTTGTCTAAAAGTCAACAAGCTTCACCAACGCAGAAGGGACATATGTATATCCTATCCAATTCTGTTAAAAGGCTGTACTTTGTTTGTCCATTGCCTCATGTTAGTCAATAAGCAGATATTTTAAAACCCAGATTTCCAAAGGTAGACTCCACCTTGTGCTTGGTTGATATCAatgtatttgctttttcttttcagcaaagttgctcaaattttcttcatgatgaacTTCATGGTGCatttaaatgagagagagagagagagagaatacagctTAAAGAAAGACTCTCTATAGTGCTCAAGCATTGCTTGCTCTAGCTGAATCCAAGAAAAACGGAGAAATACTTTTTGAGATCAATGGTGTTCTTGAAAATTATTTCTCACAGTTGCAGGTGACACCCTTAACAAATCCCCAGGAGCAGATGAGAAATGTATGGGCTGTTAATAAACTGTAACTAATCAATGAGCGCTGCTGGATTGTGCTCACGCTGCTTGGGGCCACCCATCCTTGGGAGAAAGAACATTTGCTCCCCTCTTTATTTCAGGTCTGCAAAAGCATGTGCCAGACCTTGCTGTCTGTTAGTGTGCATAGACATATGTCCCTCACACGGCCATGTAGCATATTCAATTAAGTCACACAATAATAGGTTGCTGCCTAGGGCAGTTTCAAATGAGACATTGTCACTCTTTGGTCacagaaccaccaccaccaaattagATGGGCTCTCTATGGATCTTGAACAATATATTCTCAAAACACTCATGAATAAATGCACACATAAATGTAAAAGGTTCCCTCAGCTGTGTTGAGTTATTAATTGTC
The Candoia aspera isolate rCanAsp1 chromosome 5, rCanAsp1.hap2, whole genome shotgun sequence genome window above contains:
- the OLIG1 gene encoding oligodendrocyte transcription factor 1 — protein: MLRQHFSYELVGYTQAPSALLPKQAEESRPEFAPGQLQPQSGNGTTRAGGGKSEQQLLRRKINSRERKRMQDLNLAMDALREVILPYSTAHCQSSPGRKLSKIATLLLARNYILLLGSSLQELRRIIGEISGSAGPRLLLAGLPLFAAAVAPGPVLLTPGNVSHHHLHHHHPDRLRPASKYLSAALEEQRCGQVHVPGGAPLCSCAACKYPHLFPSGLGVAAVQTQFSK